Proteins found in one Thermaerobacter subterraneus DSM 13965 genomic segment:
- the menC gene encoding o-succinylbenzoate synthase, which produces MEQRDRVERGEWQEAAAEAGAAATAAQRDAVAPAAGSEGPGVLDFPPMPAEPEVEAVPLTITGVQLFWLRMPLVAPFETSYGRVDRRECLLVRLEARHPEAGVVEGWGEVVADADPGYSYETTGTAWHVLTEFILPALPGRTFATPGQWRAACEWVRGHPMAKAGVEMALLDARSRARGVPLWQEYGGYPARRRIPVGVSVGIQPSLDALLATVERFLEQGYRRIKIKIKPGYEVEPVRALRQRFGSIPLMVDANAAYTLADAGRLRVLDDYGLMMIEQPLHEDDLLDHAALQRQLATPVCLDESVKHVHGAREALALGSGRIVNIKQGRVGGPIDARRIHDLCRRYGIPVWCGGMLETGVGRAHNIALTTLPGFTLPGDTSGSDRYYHEDVIDPAVRVGPDGTVEVPQEPGLGYRVVPERVEKYTLRHRSWHAS; this is translated from the coding sequence GTGGAGCAGCGGGACAGGGTGGAACGGGGCGAGTGGCAGGAGGCGGCAGCGGAAGCCGGGGCCGCGGCGACTGCCGCGCAGCGGGATGCGGTGGCACCGGCGGCGGGATCAGAAGGTCCGGGCGTTCTGGACTTTCCCCCCATGCCTGCCGAGCCGGAGGTGGAGGCCGTGCCGCTGACCATCACCGGCGTCCAGCTCTTCTGGTTGCGTATGCCCCTGGTGGCGCCCTTCGAGACCAGCTACGGCCGGGTCGACCGGCGGGAGTGCCTGCTGGTGCGGCTGGAGGCCCGTCATCCGGAGGCGGGGGTGGTGGAGGGCTGGGGCGAGGTGGTGGCCGACGCCGACCCGGGCTACAGCTACGAGACCACGGGCACGGCCTGGCACGTCCTCACCGAGTTCATCCTGCCCGCCCTGCCCGGCCGCACCTTCGCGACGCCCGGCCAGTGGCGGGCCGCGTGCGAGTGGGTGCGCGGCCATCCCATGGCCAAGGCCGGGGTGGAGATGGCCCTGCTGGACGCCCGTTCCCGGGCCCGGGGCGTGCCGCTGTGGCAGGAGTACGGCGGTTACCCGGCCCGCCGGCGGATTCCCGTGGGGGTCAGCGTGGGAATCCAGCCCAGCCTGGATGCCTTGCTGGCCACGGTGGAGCGGTTCCTGGAGCAGGGCTACCGGCGCATCAAGATCAAGATCAAGCCCGGCTATGAGGTCGAACCGGTCCGGGCCTTGCGGCAGCGGTTCGGCAGCATCCCCCTGATGGTCGATGCCAACGCCGCCTACACCCTGGCCGATGCCGGCCGGCTCCGGGTCCTCGACGACTACGGCCTGATGATGATCGAACAGCCCCTGCACGAGGACGACCTGCTGGACCACGCCGCCCTGCAGCGGCAGCTGGCCACGCCGGTGTGCCTGGACGAGTCCGTAAAGCACGTCCACGGCGCCCGGGAGGCCCTGGCCCTGGGCAGCGGCCGGATCGTCAACATCAAGCAGGGCCGGGTCGGAGGGCCGATCGACGCCCGGCGGATCCACGACCTCTGCCGCCGCTACGGCATCCCGGTGTGGTGCGGGGGGATGCTGGAGACCGGCGTCGGCCGCGCCCACAACATCGCCCTGACCACCCTGCCCGGCTTCACGCTGCCCGGCGACACGTCGGGAAGCGACCGGTACTACCACGAGGATGTCATCGACCCGGCGGTCCGGGTGGGGCCCGACGGCACGGTGGAGGTGCCCCAGGAGCCCGGCCTGGGGTACCGGGTGGTGCCGGAACGGGTCGAGAAGTACACCCTCCGGCACCGCTCCTGGCACGCGTCCTGA
- a CDS encoding (Fe-S)-binding protein, with product MPEAMPAVAEATRQVQWNVPHSFVWIMYISMTVALAVMAYGAWQRVRTWMAGRPEVRWDRPGQRLRRVLIHGLGQGRLLKERLPGIAHALLFFAFIVLFIGTLVVMIHHDLGIPILRGRFYLYFHSLTLDVFGALATVGLAVFFWRRYVMRPGQLEKGKRADFLLLLGLLVIMVTGFVLEGIRLVVTADPWALWSPFGYLTGLALAAVLPAEGALRAVHAGTWLLHMLTWHAWLAALPYSKAFHLVTGPLNIFFSNLDAKGEPKPMDLEDETASLGARTALDLTWKQLLDLDACTECGRCEAACPAFAEGKPLSPKRVILDLRDHVRAYRDDLLRAKAAQLAGDQETYDSIVEHLPILAGGVIKEETLWACTTCRACEQACPVFIEHVPTILDMRRYLAMEKAEMPETLASAMESLETRQHPYRGATADRTDWYKDLPVKTMAELDDPEDIEYLYWVGCAGAFDERVQKVARALARVMDRAGIKFAVLGPEEQCTGDPARRSGNEYHYEMLAQANVETLNGYKVKRIVTHCPHCLQQLKHEYKRFGGHYEVIHHSELVFKLMEEGKLELARELHRSLQVTYHDPCYLGRYNDVYDAPRQVLDGLGTRRLEMGRSRERSFCCGAGGAHMWYEDKSGGKINRNRAEEAVGTGADVVVTGCPFCLAMMETGVKAVAGAEERGVRVRDFVELVDEALAGPAGAAAGGEARQAAGD from the coding sequence ATGCCGGAGGCGATGCCTGCCGTCGCCGAGGCGACCCGCCAGGTCCAGTGGAACGTTCCCCACAGCTTCGTGTGGATCATGTACATCAGCATGACCGTGGCCCTGGCGGTGATGGCCTATGGTGCCTGGCAGCGGGTGCGCACCTGGATGGCGGGCAGGCCCGAGGTGCGGTGGGATCGCCCCGGGCAGCGCCTGCGCCGCGTCCTGATCCACGGGCTGGGCCAGGGGCGGCTGCTCAAGGAGCGGCTGCCGGGCATCGCCCACGCGCTGCTGTTCTTCGCCTTCATCGTGCTGTTCATCGGCACCCTGGTGGTGATGATCCACCACGACCTGGGCATCCCCATCCTGCGGGGCCGGTTCTACCTGTACTTCCACAGCCTGACCCTGGACGTGTTCGGCGCCCTGGCCACGGTGGGCCTGGCGGTGTTCTTCTGGCGGCGGTACGTGATGCGGCCGGGCCAGCTGGAGAAGGGCAAGCGGGCCGACTTCCTGCTGCTCCTGGGGCTTCTGGTCATCATGGTGACCGGGTTCGTCCTGGAGGGGATCCGGCTGGTGGTGACGGCCGATCCCTGGGCCCTCTGGTCGCCCTTCGGCTACCTGACGGGCCTGGCCCTGGCGGCCGTGCTGCCGGCGGAGGGCGCCCTGCGGGCGGTCCATGCCGGGACCTGGCTGCTGCACATGCTGACCTGGCACGCCTGGCTGGCTGCGCTTCCGTACAGCAAGGCCTTCCACCTGGTGACGGGGCCGCTGAACATCTTCTTCAGCAACCTGGACGCCAAGGGCGAGCCCAAGCCCATGGACCTGGAGGACGAGACGGCCAGCCTGGGGGCCCGGACGGCGCTGGACCTGACCTGGAAGCAGCTGCTGGACCTGGACGCCTGCACCGAATGCGGCCGCTGCGAGGCGGCCTGCCCCGCCTTCGCCGAGGGCAAGCCCCTGTCGCCCAAGCGGGTGATCCTGGACCTGCGCGATCACGTGCGGGCCTACCGGGACGATTTGCTGCGGGCCAAGGCGGCCCAGCTGGCCGGCGACCAGGAGACCTATGACAGCATCGTCGAGCACCTGCCCATCCTGGCGGGCGGCGTGATCAAGGAAGAGACCCTGTGGGCCTGCACCACCTGCCGCGCCTGCGAGCAGGCGTGCCCGGTCTTCATCGAGCACGTGCCCACCATCCTTGACATGCGCCGTTACCTGGCCATGGAGAAGGCGGAGATGCCCGAGACCCTGGCCAGCGCCATGGAGAGCCTGGAGACGCGCCAGCACCCCTACCGGGGCGCCACCGCCGATCGCACCGACTGGTACAAGGACCTGCCGGTCAAGACCATGGCGGAGCTGGACGACCCCGAGGACATCGAGTACCTCTACTGGGTCGGCTGCGCCGGCGCCTTCGACGAGCGGGTGCAGAAGGTGGCCCGGGCCCTGGCCCGGGTGATGGACCGGGCCGGCATCAAGTTCGCCGTGCTGGGGCCCGAGGAGCAGTGCACCGGCGACCCCGCCCGGCGCAGCGGCAACGAGTACCACTACGAGATGCTGGCCCAGGCCAACGTGGAGACCCTGAACGGCTACAAGGTCAAGCGCATCGTCACCCACTGCCCCCACTGCCTCCAGCAGCTCAAGCACGAGTACAAGCGCTTCGGCGGCCACTACGAGGTGATCCACCACAGCGAGCTGGTGTTCAAGCTGATGGAGGAGGGCAAGCTGGAGCTGGCCCGCGAGCTGCACCGCTCGCTGCAGGTCACCTACCACGACCCCTGCTACCTGGGCCGCTACAACGACGTCTACGACGCGCCCCGCCAGGTGCTGGACGGCCTGGGGACCCGGCGGCTGGAGATGGGGCGGTCGCGGGAGCGCAGCTTCTGCTGCGGGGCGGGCGGCGCCCACATGTGGTACGAGGACAAGTCCGGCGGCAAGATCAACCGCAACCGGGCGGAAGAGGCCGTGGGCACCGGAGCGGATGTGGTGGTCACCGGCTGCCCCTTCTGCCTGGCGATGATGGAGACCGGCGTCAAGGCCGTGGCCGGTGCGGAAGAACGCGGCGTGCGCGTGCGGGACTTTGTCGAGCTGGTGGACGAGGCCCTGGCCGGTCCCGCCGGTGCCGCCGCAGGAGGAGAGGCCCGGCAGGCGGCGGGCGATTAG
- a CDS encoding PaaI family thioesterase, with translation MEPDAGPAHRGPAVQDRYPDDFAWCYGCGRHNPAGLHLKTYPDGDETVTVFEPRPEHMAVPGFVYGGLIASLIDCHSMATASLALYRRDGHRLGDPEPVPRCVTASLKVDYLRPTPLGVPLTVRGRVVELGQRKAVVESELYAGETLCARGQVVAVLAPPAMTPGPAGAERRPG, from the coding sequence ATGGAGCCGGATGCAGGTCCCGCCCACCGCGGGCCGGCCGTGCAGGACCGCTACCCGGACGACTTCGCCTGGTGCTACGGCTGCGGCCGGCACAACCCTGCGGGCCTGCACCTGAAGACCTATCCCGACGGCGATGAAACCGTCACGGTGTTCGAACCCCGCCCGGAACACATGGCGGTGCCCGGGTTCGTCTACGGCGGGCTGATCGCCTCTTTGATCGACTGCCACAGCATGGCCACGGCCTCGCTGGCCCTCTATCGCCGGGACGGCCACCGGCTGGGCGATCCCGAGCCGGTGCCGCGCTGTGTCACCGCGTCGCTCAAGGTCGACTACCTGCGGCCAACGCCCCTGGGAGTTCCCCTGACGGTGCGCGGCCGGGTGGTGGAGCTGGGCCAGCGCAAGGCCGTGGTGGAGAGCGAGCTCTACGCCGGCGAGACCCTTTGCGCCCGGGGCCAGGTGGTGGCGGTGCTGGCCCCACCGGCCATGACCCCGGGCCCGGCCGGCGCGGAGCGCCGGCCGGGTTGA
- a CDS encoding TetR/AcrR family transcriptional regulator codes for MASREQEILDAARKLFRQKGYYATTMQDIAEAVGLQKASLYHYIRSKEALLLQIAGETMRLFHAELDRIEAAGGSVAQQLAAAIRAHVKVVAEHQETLTVLFRESHALPPEHAEKVRGETGRYTRRLTELIARGVAASELRPVDPGAACLAILGACNWMYRWYSADGRLTPQQIGDQFVEVILHGLLAPGGAGRQARTPGRAP; via the coding sequence ATGGCCAGCCGGGAGCAGGAGATCCTGGACGCGGCGCGCAAGTTGTTCCGCCAGAAGGGCTACTACGCCACCACCATGCAGGACATCGCCGAGGCGGTGGGCCTGCAGAAGGCGTCCCTCTACCACTACATCCGCAGCAAGGAGGCGCTCCTGCTGCAGATCGCCGGCGAGACCATGCGGCTCTTCCACGCCGAGCTGGACCGCATCGAGGCGGCGGGGGGGAGCGTTGCCCAGCAGCTGGCGGCGGCGATCCGCGCCCACGTCAAGGTGGTGGCGGAGCACCAGGAGACGCTGACGGTGCTGTTCCGCGAGTCCCACGCCCTGCCGCCCGAGCACGCGGAGAAGGTCCGCGGCGAGACGGGCCGGTACACGCGGCGGCTCACGGAGCTCATCGCGCGCGGGGTGGCCGCCAGCGAGCTGCGGCCGGTCGACCCCGGCGCGGCCTGCCTGGCGATCCTGGGTGCCTGCAACTGGATGTACCGCTGGTACAGCGCCGACGGCCGGCTGACGCCGCAGCAGATCGGCGACCAGTTCGTTGAGGTGATCCTCCACGGCCTGCTGGCGCCGGGCGGGGCGGGGCGCCAGGCCCGGACGCCCGGCCGGGCGCCCTGA
- a CDS encoding electron transfer flavoprotein subunit beta/FixA family protein, translated as MGWNVVVLVKPILDPELPARKFRVAADGRRPERGDAPVVINPFDQNALELALQLKDKGAADSVTVISAGGAEATDGLRKALALKADRAVRVDLGGLDLPDAATTARVLAAAVRQAGPVDLVLAGRQAGDWDQGQVGYLLAEELGWPCAALVQQVEPAGGGLRLVREAPGGREVLEASLPLVVTVTNDDSNVLRLPKVRDVMMANRKPIDQWTLADLGLDEGALAGEAASEVLALRIPERKTECEMIQGDDPAEVAATLVRRLRELKVL; from the coding sequence ATGGGTTGGAACGTGGTGGTGCTGGTCAAGCCCATCCTCGACCCGGAGCTGCCGGCGCGGAAGTTCCGGGTGGCGGCCGACGGGCGCCGTCCCGAGCGGGGCGACGCGCCGGTGGTGATCAACCCCTTTGACCAGAATGCCCTGGAGCTGGCGCTGCAGCTCAAGGACAAGGGCGCGGCGGACTCGGTGACGGTCATCAGCGCCGGCGGCGCCGAGGCCACCGACGGGCTGCGCAAGGCCCTGGCCCTCAAGGCGGACCGGGCCGTGCGGGTCGACCTGGGCGGGCTGGACCTGCCCGACGCGGCCACCACCGCGCGGGTGCTGGCGGCGGCGGTGCGCCAGGCGGGCCCGGTGGACCTGGTCCTGGCCGGGCGACAGGCGGGCGACTGGGACCAGGGCCAGGTGGGGTACCTGCTGGCGGAGGAACTGGGCTGGCCCTGCGCCGCCCTGGTCCAGCAGGTGGAACCGGCCGGCGGCGGCCTGCGCCTGGTGCGGGAGGCGCCGGGGGGGCGCGAGGTGCTGGAAGCCTCCCTGCCCCTGGTGGTCACGGTGACCAACGACGACAGCAACGTCCTGCGCCTGCCCAAGGTGCGCGACGTGATGATGGCCAACCGGAAGCCCATCGACCAGTGGACCCTGGCCGATCTGGGACTGGACGAGGGGGCGCTGGCCGGCGAGGCGGCGAGCGAGGTGCTGGCGCTGCGCATCCCGGAGCGCAAGACCGAGTGCGAGATGATCCAGGGCGACGATCCGGCGGAGGTTGCCGCGACCCTGGTGCGGCGGCTGCGGGAGCTGAAGGTGCTCTGA
- a CDS encoding acyl-CoA thioesterase has product MNGQQPQDPETGPARDAGLPGARPSGEPGRPEPAAENPPAAPDTGPVPPARPARESRVEMTELVLPNDANPLGNILGGKVMHLMDIAGALAAARHSRRICVTASVDRIDFLHPIRVGEAILLEAQVTDAGRTSMEVRVNVYSENLRTGQRRHTATAFFTFVALDDSGRPAPVPAVIAETPDEQRLQAEARLRRQERLARAGRAGTGLPEAAGEGPAGTVPAGGIRPDPSAGGFPAGGAPSGGLPAGAAPGPDPAGGATP; this is encoded by the coding sequence ATGAACGGCCAGCAGCCGCAGGATCCCGAAACGGGCCCGGCCCGGGATGCCGGCCTGCCGGGGGCGCGCCCGTCCGGGGAGCCCGGCCGGCCGGAGCCCGCCGCCGAGAACCCCCCGGCGGCCCCCGATACGGGCCCCGTGCCACCGGCGCGGCCCGCCCGGGAATCCCGGGTGGAAATGACCGAACTGGTCCTGCCCAACGATGCGAACCCCCTCGGCAACATCCTGGGCGGGAAGGTCATGCACCTCATGGACATCGCCGGGGCGCTGGCGGCGGCGCGCCACTCGCGGCGGATCTGCGTCACCGCCTCGGTCGACCGCATCGACTTCCTGCACCCCATCCGCGTGGGCGAGGCGATCCTGCTGGAGGCCCAGGTGACGGACGCCGGCCGCACCTCCATGGAAGTGCGGGTGAACGTCTACAGCGAGAACCTGCGCACCGGCCAGCGGCGGCACACGGCCACGGCCTTCTTCACCTTCGTGGCCCTGGACGACAGCGGCCGCCCGGCCCCCGTGCCCGCCGTCATCGCCGAGACGCCCGACGAGCAGCGCCTGCAGGCGGAGGCTCGGCTCCGCCGGCAGGAGCGCCTGGCCCGGGCAGGCCGGGCGGGAACCGGCCTGCCGGAGGCGGCCGGAGAGGGGCCGGCCGGCACCGTGCCGGCCGGCGGGATCCGGCCCGACCCGTCAGCCGGCGGATTCCCGGCGGGCGGGGCACCGTCCGGCGGCCTGCCCGCCGGGGCGGCACCGGGCCCGGATCCGGCCGGGGGCGCGACCCCGTAG
- a CDS encoding GNAT family N-acetyltransferase produces MQLVIRPLERHAELAQAEALQQAVWGGPPLVPSATMRAVLEVGGSVLGAWLDGELAGFCFGFPGWRQRQPVPPGLEEPAGGAAAAAGPPDGPPPVPGEPGRREPVFHSDLLAVRPELRDRGIGRRLKLAQREWALRQGLHLITWTYDPLQARNGYLNLTRLGGVARRYVREFYGVLDDELNRGLPADRVVIEWYLTSRRVARRAGAGEGPGDSGRSGLAVPAGAPGPGAGAETAAAGDAPGSAPEGSRAPGDRPRHRPQLRPDPVPPAPGPAERPVLNRVRDDGGLPVPLDWQAPGGEPEVAVLIPARFAEWRQNRPQWGLEWRFHLRHVLEAALGAGYLLDRCLPGPGGAIVTYVLARRASP; encoded by the coding sequence TTGCAACTGGTCATCCGGCCCCTGGAGCGGCATGCCGAGCTGGCCCAGGCCGAAGCCCTGCAGCAGGCGGTGTGGGGCGGGCCGCCCCTGGTGCCGTCGGCCACCATGCGGGCGGTGCTGGAAGTGGGCGGGTCCGTCCTGGGGGCCTGGCTGGACGGCGAGCTGGCCGGCTTCTGCTTCGGCTTCCCGGGGTGGCGCCAGCGGCAGCCCGTGCCTCCCGGCCTGGAGGAACCGGCTGGCGGCGCTGCCGCGGCGGCCGGGCCGCCGGACGGGCCGCCGCCCGTTCCGGGCGAGCCGGGCCGGCGGGAGCCGGTCTTCCATTCGGACTTGCTGGCCGTGCGGCCCGAGCTGCGGGACCGGGGCATCGGCCGCCGGCTCAAGCTGGCCCAGCGGGAGTGGGCGCTTCGACAGGGGCTACACCTGATCACCTGGACCTACGACCCCCTGCAGGCCCGCAACGGCTATCTCAACCTGACCCGCCTGGGCGGCGTGGCGCGCCGCTACGTGCGGGAGTTCTACGGGGTGCTGGACGACGAGCTGAACCGCGGCTTGCCGGCCGACCGGGTGGTCATCGAGTGGTACCTGACCAGCCGCCGGGTGGCCCGGCGGGCCGGGGCCGGCGAGGGCCCGGGGGACTCGGGGCGGTCGGGCCTGGCGGTCCCGGCCGGCGCACCAGGCCCGGGGGCCGGCGCGGAGACGGCGGCCGCCGGGGACGCCCCAGGCTCCGCTCCCGAGGGTTCCCGGGCACCGGGAGATCGCCCTCGGCACCGCCCGCAGCTGCGGCCCGACCCGGTACCGCCAGCGCCGGGACCGGCGGAGCGGCCCGTGCTCAACCGGGTGCGGGACGATGGGGGGCTCCCCGTGCCTCTGGACTGGCAGGCGCCCGGTGGTGAACCCGAGGTGGCCGTGCTGATCCCGGCCCGCTTCGCCGAGTGGCGGCAGAACCGGCCCCAGTGGGGCCTGGAGTGGCGGTTCCACCTGCGCCACGTGCTGGAGGCGGCGCTGGGGGCGGGTTACCTGCTGGACCGGTGCCTGCCCGGGCCCGGTGGGGCCATCGTGACGTACGTGCTGGCGCGGCGGGCCTCCCCCTGA
- a CDS encoding electron transfer flavoprotein subunit alpha/FixB family protein translates to MILVVQWNGKGLTQGTAELLGGARQLAGDGPVAVAVLGPGAREAAAEAGAYGARAYAADGDLESYGGEAYVATLAAACQSLQPQVVLLPADPRGREVAPRLAARLGGAAVTDVIEARRDGDRIVWSRPVFGGKAVADVVLKKSPQVATVRPGSFPAAEKAGSSPAEVEDLPVSGTDRPLRRVEVRVADEGGVRLEEARVIVSGGRGLGGPEPFKDLEELARLLGGAVGASLAAVDEGWAPPERQVGQTGKIVAPDLYIAIGISGASQHLAGIAGAKTVVAINKDPEAPIFEVARLGVPMEYQKVLPHLIEEVRKLKAG, encoded by the coding sequence ATGATCCTGGTAGTCCAGTGGAACGGAAAGGGCCTGACCCAGGGGACCGCCGAGCTCCTGGGTGGCGCCCGGCAGCTGGCCGGCGACGGTCCCGTGGCCGTGGCCGTGCTGGGACCCGGCGCCCGCGAGGCGGCGGCGGAGGCCGGCGCCTACGGTGCCCGGGCCTACGCCGCCGACGGGGACCTGGAGAGCTACGGCGGCGAGGCGTACGTGGCGACCCTGGCGGCGGCCTGCCAGAGCCTCCAGCCCCAGGTGGTCCTGTTGCCGGCCGACCCCCGCGGCCGGGAGGTGGCTCCGCGGCTGGCGGCCCGGCTGGGGGGTGCTGCGGTGACCGACGTGATCGAGGCCCGGCGGGACGGGGACCGGATCGTGTGGTCGCGACCGGTGTTCGGCGGCAAGGCCGTAGCCGACGTGGTGCTGAAGAAGTCGCCCCAGGTGGCCACGGTGCGGCCGGGGTCCTTCCCGGCGGCGGAGAAGGCCGGTTCGTCCCCGGCGGAGGTGGAGGATCTGCCCGTCAGCGGCACCGACCGGCCGCTGCGCCGGGTGGAGGTGCGGGTCGCCGACGAGGGCGGCGTGCGCCTGGAGGAAGCCCGGGTCATCGTCTCGGGCGGCCGCGGCCTGGGCGGTCCCGAGCCCTTCAAGGATCTGGAGGAACTGGCCCGGCTGCTGGGTGGCGCGGTGGGCGCTTCCCTGGCGGCGGTGGACGAGGGCTGGGCGCCGCCGGAGCGGCAGGTGGGCCAGACCGGCAAGATCGTGGCGCCGGACCTCTACATCGCCATCGGCATCTCCGGCGCCAGCCAGCACCTGGCCGGCATCGCCGGCGCCAAGACCGTGGTGGCCATCAACAAGGATCCCGAGGCGCCGATCTTCGAGGTGGCGCGCCTGGGGGTGCCCATGGAGTACCAGAAGGTGCTGCCCCACCTGATCGAGGAAGTACGCAAGCTCAAGGCCGGCTGA
- a CDS encoding long-chain-fatty-acid--CoA ligase, translating to MAESLAGTGTPAGQAQAGEFPWLRFYPEGVRHRLDYPSMPLYGLLDKAARERPEHPAVIFFNRTLTYAQLNHAADRFARALVRRGVRPGDRVAIMLPNCPQFVIAYYGVLKAGGVVVNHNPLYTAPELEFQLNDSSCRVLVALDMTYPTVRQVRPRTRLETVILTRVNEYMPALLRLLYPLKARRDGTWPEIRENDDVLWFQDVLGEGGEAGGGAPPVPVPVEPDQVALLQYTGGTTGRPKAAMLTHRNLLANALQTAEWVLQGKVDDGPRHRIMGVIPFFHVYGMTTVMNLAIAIQGTMILLPRFNAGEVLKAIARYRPTMFPGVPTMYVAILNHPDLRRYDFSSIESCVSGAAPLPLEVQEQFERLSGGSLVEGYGLTEASPVTHVNPTGPGKRNGTIGIPLPDTEARIVDIETGTRVLGPGEVGELVIRGPQVMKGYWNRPDETERTLRDGWLYTGDIATMDEDGFFRIVDRKKEMIITGGYNVYPREVEEVLYQHPKVLEAAVAGVPDPYRGEMVKAYVVLKPGETATEQEIIEFCRQRLAKYKVPRAVEFRSELPKSLIGKVLRRVLAEEERKRAPAAGEQATPSGEGPAGPQAGVAGDGEEPGDPQPR from the coding sequence GTGGCGGAATCCCTGGCGGGAACGGGGACCCCGGCGGGACAAGCCCAGGCGGGGGAGTTCCCCTGGCTGCGTTTCTACCCCGAGGGGGTGCGGCATCGCCTGGATTATCCCTCGATGCCGCTCTACGGCTTGCTGGACAAGGCGGCGCGGGAACGGCCCGAACACCCGGCCGTGATCTTCTTCAACCGGACCCTGACCTACGCCCAGCTCAACCACGCCGCCGACCGCTTCGCCCGGGCCCTGGTGCGGCGGGGAGTCCGGCCCGGCGACCGGGTGGCCATCATGCTGCCCAACTGCCCCCAGTTCGTCATCGCCTACTACGGCGTCCTCAAGGCGGGCGGCGTGGTGGTCAACCACAACCCGCTCTACACCGCGCCGGAGCTGGAGTTCCAGCTCAACGACTCGAGCTGCCGGGTGCTGGTGGCGCTGGACATGACCTATCCCACGGTGCGCCAGGTCCGGCCGCGGACCCGCCTGGAGACGGTGATCCTGACCCGGGTCAACGAGTACATGCCGGCCCTGCTCCGCCTGCTCTACCCGCTGAAGGCCCGGCGCGATGGCACCTGGCCGGAGATCCGCGAAAACGACGACGTCCTCTGGTTCCAGGACGTGCTGGGCGAGGGTGGGGAGGCCGGCGGCGGAGCGCCCCCGGTGCCGGTGCCCGTGGAGCCTGATCAGGTGGCGCTGCTGCAGTACACCGGCGGTACCACGGGGCGGCCCAAGGCCGCCATGCTCACCCACCGGAACCTGCTGGCCAACGCCCTGCAGACGGCGGAGTGGGTGCTGCAGGGCAAGGTGGACGACGGGCCCCGCCACCGCATCATGGGGGTCATCCCCTTCTTCCACGTCTACGGCATGACCACCGTGATGAACCTGGCCATCGCCATCCAGGGCACCATGATCCTGCTGCCCCGCTTCAACGCGGGCGAGGTGCTGAAGGCCATCGCCCGCTACCGGCCCACCATGTTCCCCGGCGTGCCGACCATGTACGTGGCCATCCTGAACCACCCCGACTTGCGCCGGTATGACTTCTCGTCCATCGAGTCGTGCGTCAGCGGCGCCGCCCCCCTGCCGCTGGAGGTCCAGGAGCAGTTCGAGCGGCTCTCCGGCGGCTCGCTGGTGGAGGGCTACGGGCTGACGGAGGCCTCGCCGGTCACCCACGTCAACCCCACGGGCCCCGGCAAGCGCAACGGCACCATCGGCATTCCCCTGCCCGACACCGAGGCCCGCATCGTGGACATCGAGACCGGCACCCGGGTGCTGGGGCCGGGCGAGGTGGGCGAGCTCGTCATCCGCGGCCCCCAGGTGATGAAGGGCTACTGGAACCGGCCCGACGAGACCGAGCGTACTCTCCGAGACGGCTGGCTCTACACCGGCGACATCGCCACCATGGACGAGGACGGCTTCTTCCGGATCGTGGACCGGAAGAAGGAGATGATCATCACCGGCGGCTACAACGTCTACCCCCGCGAGGTGGAGGAGGTCCTCTACCAGCACCCCAAGGTGCTGGAGGCCGCCGTGGCCGGCGTGCCCGATCCCTACCGGGGCGAGATGGTCAAGGCCTACGTGGTCCTCAAGCCGGGGGAGACGGCCACGGAGCAGGAGATCATCGAGTTCTGCCGCCAGCGGCTGGCCAAGTACAAGGTGCCGCGGGCCGTGGAGTTCCGCAGCGAGCTGCCCAAGAGCCTCATCGGCAAGGTCCTCCGCCGGGTCCTGGCCGAGGAGGAGCGGAAGCGGGCACCGGCGGCGGGCGAGCAGGCGACCCCGTCCGGGGAAGGACCGGCCGGGCCGCAGGCCGGGGTGGCGGGGGACGGGGAGGAACCCGGCGACCCGCAGCCCCGCTAG